From a region of the Besnoitia besnoiti strain Bb-Ger1 chromosome I, whole genome shotgun sequence genome:
- a CDS encoding rhoptry kinase family protein ROP39 (encoded by transcript BESB_001990) produces the protein MSNTVPTTNLTARQPIASLRFRRRFYRPRRLSRCAALLSFLATDVLVRTIGTEAVFAASSTLRITIAPRRHLSDDAYPREEVPVLIPSFSDYVKKTEERQGAPESRLAFLEASGGSPPDSERPNGLPSLLEELMSVYYRNWQTEEDLQTQALLIGSLPQLSIEDDPDPDIPPAGVELVEMGLASAATLRVQHKNIRGTGSKVSGIIRRDKVIGCGAYNIVVAATMAPSSTWSSRIQSWFTSFRRTIRCFAPQAPRLSRGPEEDRIASISPRALAASSSATGSRLATRPERVILRIRMGRRQGFSLEQEQAHANLLVTELLSPETDLMRLFPSSITAETLIDTFHFAVPMLAGQFKGFPNLLARVGHRTLLNYVEIMPLLPTDLFLVIRRFSQSLRTTLVKQVVELAALLRALGLVHRDIKPDNFLFNRDGVMFLADLDSLEKEGANVPCGTFGASDYADPSIFHCFLTDKQRTVRVSFAHDAWSLGVLLFEILCNNYPFPQMSYDNAYESTTGAFLTALAQMPIPQNSRPVIDWHRCRGRPVNRELKELITGLLDLNPRKRPNIADFYKYSRLMNEGRSEILRHRECGYTNSVFV, from the coding sequence ATGAGTAACACTGTCCCGACTACCAACCTCACAGCGCGACAGCCTATAGCGAGTTTGCGCTTTAGGAGGCGTTTTTATCGTCCACGACGTCTCTCACgatgcgcggcgctgctttcCTTTCTAGCCACGGACGTACTCGTCCGGACTATCGGGACAGAAGCAGTCTTCGCAGCATCGTCCACGCTTCGCATCACtatcgcgcctcgccgtcatTTGAGCGACGATGCGTATCCGCGAGAAGAAGTCCCTGTGCTCATCCCGTCGTTTTCCGATTATGTTAAGAAAACAGAGGAGCGGCAGGGTGCGCCTGAGAGCCGCCTTGCATTTCTTGAGGCATCGGGAGGAAGTCCACCCGATTCCGAGCGGCCGAACGGCCTCCCAAGTTTGCTTGAGGAGCTTATGAGTGTTTACTATCGAAACTGGCAGACCGAAGAGGATTTACAGACGCAGGCCCTTCTTATAGgttcgctgccgcagctgtccATCGAGGACGACCCCGACCCTGACATTCCGCCAGCGGGAGTTGAATTGGTTGAAATGGGACTTGCATCTGCCGCGACGCTCCGGGTGCAGCATAAGAATATACGGGGAACAGGCAGCAAGGTCTCTGGGATCATTAGAAGAGATAAAGTTatcggctgcggcgcataCAACATCGTCGTGGCAGCCACTATGGCTCCTTCTTCGACGTGGTCGTCACGCATTCAGTCTTGGTTCACGTCTTTTCGCAGAACCATCCGGTGCTTTGCTCCTCAAGCGCCTCGGCTGTCAAGGGGCCCCGAAGAGGATCGGATAGCAAGCATCTCGCCCCGTGCGCTGGCAGCATCCTCGAGCGCCACAGGTTCACGGCTCGCCACAAGGCCAGAGAGAGTCATCTTGCGCATTCGCATGGGTAGACGCCAAGGTTTTTCGTTGGAACAAGAACAGGCACACGCGAACCTTTTGGTCACGGAACTGCTTAGTCCAGAAACAGATCTGATGCGCCTGTTTCCTTCATCGATCACAGCCGAGACATTGATTGACACATTCCACTTTGCGGTTCCCATGTTAGCCGGGCAATTCAAGGGATTTCCGAACCTCCTTGCGAGGGTCGGACATCGTACCTTGCTCAATTATGTTGAAATCATGCCACTCCTGCCAACTGACCTCTTTCTCGTGATCAGGCGTTTCTCGCAGAGTTTAAGGACGACCCTTGTAAAACAAGTTGTCGAGTTGGCCGCGCTCCTTCGGGCTCTCGGGCTGGTGCATAGGGATATCAAGCCAGACAATTTTCTTTTCAACAGGGACGGCGTAATGTTCCTGGCAGATCTGGACTCCCTGGAGAAGGAAGGGGCGAACGTCCCATGTGGTACCTTTGGTGCTAGTGATTATGCGGATCCAAGCATATTTCACTGCTTCCTGACTGACAAACAAAGGACAGTGAGAGTTTCCTTCGCTCACGACGCCTGGTCACTTGGAGTGTTACTCTTTGAAATCCTCTGCAACAACTACCCCTTCCCGCAAATGAGTTACGACAATGCCTATGAATCAACTACCGGAGCGTTCCTCACGGCACTGGCTCAAATGCCCATACCTCAGAATTCAAGGCCTGTCATCGACTGGCACCGGTGCAGAGGACGGCCAGTTAACCGAGAGTTGAAAGAGCTCATTACCGGGCTGCTTGACCTCAATCCGAGGAAACGGCCAAATATTGCCGATTTTTACAAGTATTCCAGGCTCATGAAcgaaggccgcagcgaaATATTGCGACACAGAGAGTGCGGGTACACGAATAGTGTCTTTGTGTAA
- a CDS encoding SAC3/GANP family protein (encoded by transcript BESB_002000), translating into MSGATAATTPPLSAQVQALLQSPELRYDPSSLTVLCQYTEEQVAKNTYDQEACLAVLKLYLLYPQCFSADLARKILVKGIMNLPNEDCAVFVGMLQQQSDKKEWKKVQEAIQLWEMLEKCSFKQVWEFLKEASMADVAATPGLTDAIRRFVCDVVALTYASVSLNELCAFLNLAPGSHEAERILKTLGWTVEEVYVPAKEAGKPKEAVKVVRVVGLAAAAATAIKEGESERSRAQARDGKGAAATAGQALAVRKTVEKYMVPENLKACMATLLK; encoded by the exons ATGTCGGGTGCGACAgctgcgacgacgccgcctctgtcGGCGCAGGTTCAGGCCCTGCTGCAGTCTCCCGAGCTGCGGTACGACCCCTCTTCGCTGACTGTCTTGTGTCAATACACTGAAGAACAGGTGGCGAAGAACACCTACGACCAGGAAGCGTGCCTCGCAGTCCTCAAACTGTACCTCCTCTATCCGCAGTGCTTCTCCGCGGACCTCGCGCGAAAAATCCTCGTCAAAGGCATCATGAACCTCCCCAACGAAGACTGCGCGGTCTTCGTGGGCATGCTCCAGCAACAGTCCGACAAGAAGGAGTGGAAGAAGGTTCAGGAAGCCATCCAGCTCTGGGAAATGCTCGAAAAATGCAGCTTCAAGCAG GTCTGGGAGTTTCTGAAGGAGGCCTCGATGGCGGACGTCGCGGCGACACCTGGGCTGACAGACGCGATTCGGCGCTTCGTTTGCGACGTGGTCGCGCTGACGTACGCGTCCGTGTCTCTGAACGAGCTCTGCGCCTTCCTGAACTTGGCGCCGGGCTCGCACGAGGCGGAGCGAATTTTGAAGACGCTTGGTTGGACTGTCGAGGAGGTCTACGTgcccgcgaaggaggcgggaAAGCCGAAGGAAGCCGTCAAAGTCGttcgcgtcgtcggcctcgctgcggcggcggcgaccgccatcaaggagggcgagagcgagcgcagccgcgcgcaggcccgcgacgggaagggcgccgccgcgaccgccggtcaggcgctcgccgtccgGAAGACTGTCGAAAAGTACATGGTGCCGGAGAACCTCAAAGCCTGCATGGCGACACTCCTCAAGTGA
- a CDS encoding hypothetical protein (encoded by transcript BESB_002010) — protein sequence MHVCEGGPVAAHRRHPQGAQEETCDARVAPRDSAYARAASPRAPRGVDSSPECFFAPFSRSPAASWALASPFRRVASLGSPYAAAPSASSLAALLSHPRSKIFLARCQTELQQLRIHTSAFASLARGEPWASPQRRWLACASQGDRSEQGGGGGRFEREQPRRVPAQPADTDLLQHVFLLVPPTLSELLRAQQARSAEGDDRMRKGERDAHQRLAGAEGSAETRHLNSACSQAEETPPAPPACRTYGGFALQAYVNLNGLLGLPQRAERGSGALRGADEIPSDASPVRFPAVAPSSASAFEEAEAKAAQHAESAGATPEERSNEDLSTQEGEEDLFLHFTLEVYADYPFEPPCLFFRRFVSRSEIRRRQHQAAASPASVSTPSSSRASPQSPHRLLSEAVHERLAALSREGTAYALTHAVLGESWLPSLSLVILLRRLCSALLLLSFQAQEENQGQSTHVNLCRLEPSTSRVSLSAAQPARVATKAPCSPLAAEREARKGHLAGASEFCASPPLASSAALSSAAAARHRGGETECRRVRRSYGDFEAQRHWMEITFNLPLSVWYTYGTFLSPPSFLQAPVASQSDPPPAGGPTSFPSSSAERERRGRGRARREAPPDARPPRAEASGEDANPRASASLSPQIKSLWWPLDYPPLSAFFALALAPIAFLAHPPSVVLWPWRRHAGLWSLETAKEDAGERAVDRGREGEARRAPSAKTNGERAHEETETANESGGERKEGAHQRTPNARQQARNVAVAASSDAEFRAVEDEFLRVFMRWTVIAADFLTFVLFSLFFFSSSPPSASQAEQTPPEDGGGEAEESEARVAEASQRVPYSPSWLQLATCPSSDATRPAQNARGASGLYAELFSGEKREAARCAHASTSASVSPPAGPVRPRSPSSPSGSFFARASSLLCRLSSDSFCGRASPACRCAGTETSSFLSLALLLLSPPLLLVDDGHFQYNGVALGLVTGAAACLFRGQDLCCALCFSLALLFKQTMLYFAPAFFAVLLSRASRRLHFKGRLQTPQIFHLPLRTCMWRVSRLALVVLAVAACVFSPFLLLHPPAPLSLSQQQEASLAWSFSLFPPPGEAPVDGRRTGERSGLRPPAFSSSLAILYNRIFPFHRGVYEDYVANVWIVLSPVLRLRDRLAADSSPFLSEKMLLLLSIGLTLLGLLPACVAVYAHPTRERFLAALFCSASSFFLFSFHVHEKAILLPLSAALLMLPRTPEFACLYSMMATFSLLHLMQKDFLVFPASLLLVCFFFLSALLVPHLRSSDPLPATRTHGLTPFLPQSSSTRQATLRSRLGALSPRFSSTHGSPRSFAVSAFLTAWRYGAAASDIGFCLFLFFRLLIRRVYLHVTFSVATVRASLFPASPPRERPLDLLAQKRIQLETLRSEEAQVYRQLAEVLRKRGKPFPSGVAREEAARFCPQGDQTCREERGGHEWLSRLFPLVLSPVGWLPAAFFSALPQVFIRPPTRFPYVFVYLNCCLHFLFFFLSLVAVTLRAFSAPSTEGRSCPESLLDETREEILEDSPFSGSVHSFVHGREKKE from the exons ATGCACGTCTGCGAAGGCGGGCCGGTAGCCGCGCATCGCCGCCACCCTCAGGGCGCGCAGGAAGAAACGTGCGACGCCCGCGTGGCGCCTCGCGACTCCGCCTatgctcgcgcggcgtccccTCGCGCTCCGAGAGGTGTGGACTCCTCGCCGGAGTGCTTCTTTgcgcccttctcgcgctcgcccgcagccAGCTGGGCTCTAGCGTCTCCtttccggcgcgtcgcctctcttgGCTCTCCCTATGCCGCTGCCCCCTCTGCTTCGTCCCTCGCGGCTCTGCTGTCTCACCCGCGCTCAAAAATCTTTCTGGCGCGCTGTCAGACGGagcttcagcagctgcggatCCACaccagcgccttcgcgtccctcgcgcgcggggagCCCTGGGCCTCTCCCCAGCGCCGCTGGCTCGCGTGCGCTTCCCAGGGAGACAGAAGCGAGcaaggcggcgggggcggtcGCTTCGAGAGAGagcagccgcgtcgcgtTCCTGCACAGCCTGCGGACACAGATTTACTTCAGCATGTGTTTCTCCTCGTGCCCCCGACACTCAGTGAACTGCTGCGTGcccagcaggcgcggagtgcggaaggagacgacCGGATGAGGAAAGGCGAACGCGATGCGCACCAGCGACttgcaggcgccgagggcagTGCAGAGACAAGGCACCTGaacagcgcatgcagccaggctgaagagacgccgcccgccccgccggccTGCCGCACCTACGGCGGTTTCGCGCTTCAGGCCTACGTGAACTTGAACGGACTCCTAGGTCtaccgcagcgcgcggagcgggGCTCTGGAGCCTTGCGGGGCGCAGACGAGATACCGAGCGACGCCAGCCCGGTCAGGTTTCCAGCCGTTGCTCCCtcgagcgccagcgcgttcgaagaggcggaagcaaaggccgcgcagcacgcagagagtgccggggcgacgccggaggaGCGAAGCAACGAAGATCTTTCCACtcaagaaggcgaggaagacctgTTTCTCCATTTCACCCTCGAAGTCTATGCGGACTATCCGTTCGAGCCGCCGTGTCTCTTTTTCAGGCGGTTTGTCTCTCGCTCGGagatccgccgccgccagcaccAAGCAGCGGCCTCTCCCGCATCTGTCTCGAcgccctcttcgtctcgcgcttctccgcagtctccgcaCCGTCTGCTGAGCGAGGCCGTGCACGAGAgactcgcggcgctgtcgagGGAGGGGACGGCGTACGCTCTGACGCACGCCGTGCTGGGCGAGAGCTGGCttccgtcgctctcgctggtGATTCTGttgcgtcgtctctgctcggctctgctgcttctttcATTCCAAGCGCAGGAAGAGAATCAGGGCCAAAGCACACACGTCAACCTCTGCCGCCTGGAGCCGTCAACCTCGcgcgtttctctctccgctgcgcagccAGCGCGAGTCGCGACCAAGGCGCCTTGCTCGCCGCTtgctgcggagagagaagcgcgcaAGGGGCatctcgcgggcgcgtctgaGTTttgcgcttcgcctccgctggcttcttctgcggcgctctcctctgctgcggcggcgcgccaccGAGGGGGGGAAACCGAATGCAGACGAGTCCGGCGCA GTTACGGAGACTTTGAAGCCCAGCGTCACTGGATGGAAATAACTTTCAATCTTCCTCTCTCGGTCTGGTATACCTACGGCACATTCCTGTCTCCCCCCTCCTTTCTACAGGCTCCAGTTGCTTCGCAGTCCGATCCCCCTCCGGCAGGGGGTCCGAcctcttttccttcttcctctgctgagagagagagacgggggcgggggcgagcgagaagagaggctcCGCCAGatgcgaggccgccgcgagccgaggcCTCGGGGGAGGACGCAaacccgcgcgcctccgcctcgctctcgcctcagATAAAGTCTCTCTGGTGGCCGTTGGACTACCCCCCCCTCAGTGCGTTCTTCGCTCTGGCGCTCGCCCCgatcgccttcctcgcgcatCCTCCCTCCGTCGTCCTGTGGCCTTGGCGGAGACACGCAGGCCTCTGGAGTCTtgagacggcgaaggaggacgcgggcgagcgggCAGTTGACCGCGGAAGGGAGGGCGAagcccggcgcgcgccgagcgcgaagacgaacGGAGAGCGCGCacacgaggagacagagacagcgaacgagagcggcggcgaacggAAGGAGGGCGCGCACCAGAGAACGCCGAACGCGAGACAGCAGGCCCGAAATGTCGCGGTCGCTGcctcgagcgacgcagagttCCGCGCGGTTGAAGACGAGTTTCTCCGCGTGTTCATGAGGTGGACTGTCATCGCCGCGGACTTCCTGACTTTTGTCctgttctctctcttcttcttttcttcgtccCCCCCGTCGGCCTCTCAGGCTGAGCAGACCCCGCCCGAGGACGGcgggggagaggcagaggagagcgaagcgcgagTGGCAGAGGCCAGCCAGCGGGTGCCGTACTCCCCGTCTTGGCTGCAACTCGCGACTTGCCCATCGAGCGACGCAACCAGACCCGCCCAAAACGCGCGCGGTGCGTCGGGGCTTTACGCGGAGTTGTTCAGCGGCGAaaagcgcgaggccgctcgctgcgcacATGCCTCGACGTCGGCCTCGGTCTCCCCTCCTGCGGGTCCCgttcgccctcgctctccaTCGTCACCCTCCGGCTCGTTTTTTGCGCGCGCTTCGTCGCTCCTCTGCCGGCTCTCATCAGACTCTTTCTGcggtcgcgcgtctcccgcgtgtCGCTGTGCGGGCACGGAGACGTCgagcttcctctcgctcgcacTTTTGTTGCTCTCTCCACCGCTTCTCCTGGTCGACGATGGTCATTTCCAGTACaacggcgtcgcgctcggctTGGTCaccggcgcagctgcctgtcTCTTCCGCGGCCAAGATCTGTGCTGCGCTCTCT GCTTCTCGCTCGCACTGCTGTTCAAGCAAACGATGCTGTACTTCGCgccggccttcttcgccgtgtTGCTCTCccgggcctcgcgccggctCCACTTTAAAGGAC GCCTGCAGACTCCGCAGATTTTTCATCTTCCGCTCCGCACCTGCATGTGGAGGGtctcgcgcctggcgctggtcgtgctcgccgtcgcggcgtgcgttttctctccctttctATTGCTCCACCCGCCTGCACCGCTGTCCCTCTCTCAGCAGCAagaggcgtcgctcgcttGGTCCTTCTCTTTGTTTCCTCCGCCGGGCGAAGCGCCCGtcgacggccgccgcaccgGCGAGCGGTCGGGGCTCCGGCCCCCGgcgttttcgtcttcgctcgcgaTTCTATACAACCGGATCTTCCCTTTTCATCGCGGAGTCTACGAAGACTACGTCGCCAATGTGTGGATCGTCCTCTCTCCCGTCCTTCGGCTGAGAGACCGGCTTGCTGCGGACTCGTCGCCGTTTCTCTCTGAAAAGatgcttctgcttctctccaTCGGCCTGACGCTGCTTGGTCTGCTCCCTGCATGTGTCGCCGTGTACGCACACCCGACGCGGGAGCGGTTCCTCGCTGCCCTCTTCTGCTCGGCGAgttctttcttcctcttctccttccaCGTTCACGAGAAGGCcatcctcctccccctctcggcggcgctgctgatGCTCCCGCGAACGC CTGAGTTCGCCTGTCTGTACAGTATGATGGCGACTTTCTCCCTTCTTCACCTGATGCAGAAGGACTTCTTGGTCTTTCCAGCCAGTCTCCTCCTTgtttgcttcttcttcctctccgcgcttcTCGTCCCCCATTTGCGGTCGTCCGACCCGTTgccagcgacgcgcacgcatgGTCTGACTCCCTTTTTGCCGCAGAGCTCCTCCACTCGTCAAGCGACGCTGCGCTCCAGGCTTggggcgctgtcgcctcgttTTTCGTCGACGCATGGGAGTCCGCGATCTTTTGCTGTCTCAGCCTTTCTGACCGCCTGGCGCTAtggtgcggcggcgtcagACATTggtttctgtctcttcctcttttttcgtcttcttaTTCGGCGCGTGTACTTACATGTGACCTTTTCAGTGGCGACGGTGCGCGCTTCCCTTTTCcccgcttctccgccccgTGAACGGCCTCTCGACCTGCTTGCGCAGAAGCGCATACAGTTGGAAACGCTGCGCTCTGAAGAGGCGCAGGTGTACCGGCAGCTAGCTGAGGTCCTCAGGAAGAGAGGGAAGCCGTTCCCTAGCGGTGTGGCGCGtgaggaagcggcgcgtTTCTGTCCACAAGGAGATCAGACGTGTCGGGAAGAACGGGGGGGGCACGAGTGGCTCTCCAGGCTCTTCCCGCTTGTCCTGAGCCCTGTTGGATGGCTGCCTGCGGCCTTCTTTTCGGCACTACCCCAA GTGTTCATCCGCCCTCCTACACGCTTCCCGTACGTCTTCGTCTATCTGAACTGCTGCCTTcatttcctcttctttttcctaAGCTTG GTGGCTGTCACCCTACGCGCTTTCTCAGCCCCCTCCACTGAAGGCAGATCGTGTCCCGAGTCTCTTCTGgacgagacgcgcgaagaaaTCCTCGAGGATTCTCCGTTTTCGGGCTCTGTTCACTCATTCGTACACGGtcgagagaaaaaggaatAG
- a CDS encoding hypothetical protein (encoded by transcript BESB_002020) produces the protein MPRLQGREGGRGTVGSRERGAATSLKRGRRDEVLSQEPVSGLPILNYHRMLALLPRGAAAALSIPARRAEESRPRRGSAANTRAGGETHEGGPRREDAQGEDCSSPSFSSSAACDPTCQSPRNNEALGEPGHVPPPPPLSWGRVKVKATMKRKEEERLQLEGGLGEEPRKRLRGLEGASDAERGRSHGVSALSAPSRTSLVSGLPPSPPSTFQFSTFPLILVSACLPPPPFPSWVALLQLHANLLPLVVCNLKNFSRGRVGFRWRSSEEARAGVGEVSCGNLGCASGSLPLDASSASCAHAARTSLPSSRAQAEGEADEGRGSPKQNRETLIKSDAPGSEEASSLPERSAAESAKAPSRRRLRPPVPHPLFVSSSFASPHGSASPALLSSARVFSAHTRAQAVEGQRATPETSAERATHARGRTDAALEEKIRAVRTYTLELFVRAETRGAQQEEGENSPPRADRKRFACSGGNCVASDFEEAPQRVLVQCGICLRCAFKLHFPLVVREDRRPTTGAAAGDAGAGAKPQKLAPGRDAPAREALRRRAPGSKAAENRDAGEGRNAEAATPQQWSARASLSRGEEEIDSAVDAFSDSNEEGERERDERAATGTDGARRRERQCEVDEEAPAAQARWRRAAQRAR, from the exons ATGCCGAGGCTCCaagggcgagagggaggacgcggaacGGTGGGGAGCCGAGAaaggggggcggcgacgagtcTAAAACGAGGACGGAGGGACGAAGTTTTGAGCCAGGAGCCCGTGTCTGGATTGCCCATCTTGAATTACCACAGAATGCTCGCgctcctccctcgcggcgcagcagccgctttGTCTAttcctgcgcggcgtgccGAAGAAagccgaccgcggcgcggTTCTGCCGCAAACacgcgcgccggaggagaaACGCACGAAGGCGgaccgcgcagagaagacgcacaAGGAGAAGATTGCTCCTCTCCTTCAttctcgtcttccgcagCCTGCGACCCAACGTGCCAGAGCCCGAGAAACAATGAAGCCCTCGGAGAGCCAGGACAcgtccctccgccgcccccgttGTCGTGGGGTCGCGTCAAAGTGAAGGCGAcgatgaagaggaaagaagaagagcgcctCCAGCTTGAAGGCGGGCTCGGCGaggagccgcggaagcgccttcgcggcctcgagggcgcgagTGACGCCGAGCGAGGTCGCTCCCATGGCGTGtctgcgctgtctgcgccctcgcgcacTTCCCTCGTCTCAGGtctcccgccttcgcctccgtcgaCGTTTCAGTTTTCAACATTTCCCCTCATCTTGGTCTCAGCatgccttcctccgcctcccttTCCGTCCTGGGTCGCGCTCCTTCAGCTGCACGCGAacctcctccctctcgtcGTGTGCAACCTCAAGAACTTCTCACGCGGCCGC GTCGGCTTCCGGTGGCGCTCtagcgaagaggcgcgcgcgggggtTGGCGAAGTCTCCTGTGGAAACCTCGGCTGTGCGTCTGGCTCGCTGCCACTTGATGCCTCGAGCGCGTCGTGTGCCCATGCCGCGCGCACGAGCTTACCGTCCTCGCGAGCGCAAgctgaaggcgaggcggatgAAGGGCGAGGGTCGCCGAAGCAGAATCGCGAGACGCTCATCAAGTCCGACGCTCCtggaagcgaagaggcgtcctcgctgcccgagcgcagcgcagcagaaagcgcaaaagcgccttctcgccggaGGCTGCGACCTCCTGTCCCCCATCCGCTCTTTGTCTCTTCGTCGTTCGCAAGTCCTCAcggctcggcgtcgcccgcgcttctctcctccgcgcgagtGTTTTCAGCGCACACCCGCGCGCAGGCTGTCGAGGGAcagcgggcgacgcctgagaccagcgcagagagggcgacgcacgcgcgtggGAGAACGGACGCAGCTCTCGAGGAGAAAATCCGCGCGGTGCGGACCTACACGCTCGAGCTGTTTgtccgcgcagagacacgcggagCCCAGCAAGAGGAGGGGGAAAactcgccgccgagggcTGACAGAAAGCGC TTCGCATGCAGTGGCGGCAACTGCGTTGCCTCAGACTTTGAAGAGGCGCCGCAACGA GTTCTGGTTCAATGCGGGATTTGTCTTCGCTGTGCATTCAAACTCCACTTTCCGCTCGTCGTGCGGGAAGACCGAAGACCTACGAcaggagccgccgcgggagacgcgggggctggagcgaagccgcagaagctAGCGCCCGGGAgggacgcgcctgcgagagaggcacTGCGACGGCGTGCGCCTGGCAGCAAGGCAGCAGAGAACCGGGATGCCGGCGAAGGAAGgaacgccgaggcggcgactccgCAGCAGTGGAGTGCCCGAGCCAGTTTGagccgaggagaggaggagataGACTCTGCCGTCGACGCGTTTTCTGATTCGAACGAAGAGggggaaagagagagagacgagagggcAGCAACAGGAACTGacggggcgaggcggcgagagaggcagtgCGAGGTAGACGAAGAAGcacccgcggcgcaggcgagatgGAGGAGGGCCGCACAGCGAGCCAGGTAG
- a CDS encoding calmodulin CAM2 (encoded by transcript BESB_002030), whose product MPADLDIIFKVFDSNGDGKLNCLEMHQALGAAGCCPSVEDVQEAVKAKGGDTGDLAAFKELYAKYSETTVTAARLTPLFSVVDPAKKGVVDVRSLNYLLTNFNERLTQAEADEFIQGMLGLPKEGTVPIPDVARKIENLQKA is encoded by the exons ATGCCGGCCGAC CTGGATATTATCTTCAAAGTTTTCGACAGCAACGGAGACGGGAAACTGAATTGCCTGGAGATGCACCAAGCGCTCGGAgccgcaggctgctgccccTC AGTGGAAGATGTGCAGGAGGCTGTCAAGGCGAAGGGAGGAGACACGGGGGACTTGGCCGCGTTCAAGGAACTGTACGCGAAATACAGCGAGACGACAGTCACTGCAGCAAGACTAACACCACTCTTTTCG GTGGTCGACCCTGCGAAGAAGGGCGTCGTGGATGTGCGATCGCTGAACTACCTGCTGACAAACTTCAATGAGCGTCTGACGCAGGCCGAGGCCGATGAGTTCATTCAGGGCATGCTGGGCCTCCCGAAAGAGGGCACGGTCCCCATCCCGGACGTCGCCCGGAAAATCGAGAATCTGCAGAAAGCGTGA
- a CDS encoding AP2 domain transcription factor AP2VIIb-2 (encoded by transcript BESB_002040) — MRGVNVIEEPNEGRPAPLGEKHTEEKSEARGFGAGTASASVLSQQATPPGGNFWQTHEQTEKTETEEGGESTVYRQPEGMVQHVFQWGIGNAFRAISVNRYRPVHAARPKEVSIHPSYFVSPHPCVIWEPLNEAWEVYFYENRKKSAKPFPVKKFGIARAKREALDFLKQMEEEGRLEKPTFASGVEGVTFDQVTGSWICRYIDADGRSMSRGFSADFHGFEEAKNLAEERKAATMENLRNDFLGANMRLVKDKQTS, encoded by the exons ATGCGTGGAGTGAACGTCATAGAAGAGCCGAACGAAGGacggccggcgcctctcggaGAAAAACACACGGAAGAAAAATCTGAAGCAAGGGGGTTCGGAGCAGGCACAGCATCCGCATCAGTATTGAGCCAGCAAGCGACACCTCCCGGAGGGAACTTCTGGCAAACTCATgaacagacagagaagacagagacagaggaggggggcgaATCTACAGTGTACAGACAGCCCGAGGGCATGGTTCAACACGTCTTCCAGTGGGGGATTGGAAACGCCTTCCGCGCGATCAGTGTAAACAG ATACCGACCAGTGCATGCTGCTCGACCGAAGGAGGTGTCTATACACCCGAGCTACTTCGTCTCGCCGCACCCATGCGTGATTTGGGAGCCGCTGAACGAGGCGTGGGAGGTCTACTTCTACGAAAACCGCAAGAAGTCCGCCAAGCCGTTCCCCGTGAAGAAGTTCGGCATTGCGCGGGCCAAGCGAGAGGCACTCGACTTCCTCAAGCAGATGGAG GAGGAAGGGCGTCTGGAGAAGCCGACGTTCGCGTCAGGCGTGGAAG GCGTCACGTTTGACCAAGTGACTGGGAGCTGGATATGCCGCTACATCGACGCGGACGGGCGCAGCATGTCCCGCGGCTTCAGCGCAGACTTCCATGGCTTtgaagaagcgaaaaacCTCGCGGAAGAACGCAAGGCGGCGACGATGGAAAACCTCCGCAACGACTTCCTCGGAGCGAACATGCGGCTCGTCAAAGACAAGCAGACAAGCTGA